One genomic region from Nostoc sphaeroides encodes:
- the folD gene encoding bifunctional methylenetetrahydrofolate dehydrogenase/methenyltetrahydrofolate cyclohydrolase FolD produces the protein METKTAKLLDGKTLAAKIQQELSVAITQLQPKIGRSPGLAVLMVGDNPASAAYVRNKEKACAKVGIASFGKHFPSQTTFEELEEVIAALNHDERVDGILVQLPLPNHLDAVALLHQIDPDKDADGLHPVNLGRLVRGEAGLRSCTPAGVMRLLEEYEISLQGKQAVVVGRSILVGKPMALMLLEADATVTIAHSRSHDLKTITQNADILIAAVGRPGLITADMVKSGAVVVDVGMNRVTDASGKSRLIGDVHFESTAAVAEFITPVPGGVGPMTVAILLQNTFASYSKTARKEKE, from the coding sequence ATGGAAACAAAAACTGCCAAACTCCTTGATGGTAAAACTTTAGCTGCAAAAATTCAGCAAGAACTTTCTGTTGCTATTACACAATTACAACCAAAAATTGGGCGATCGCCTGGTTTAGCAGTGTTGATGGTTGGCGATAATCCAGCATCAGCAGCTTATGTTCGTAATAAAGAAAAAGCTTGCGCTAAAGTTGGTATCGCCTCTTTTGGAAAGCATTTTCCCAGCCAAACGACCTTTGAGGAGTTAGAAGAAGTCATAGCTGCACTAAACCACGATGAACGGGTGGATGGAATTCTCGTGCAGCTGCCCTTACCTAACCACTTGGATGCTGTGGCTCTGCTACATCAAATTGATCCCGATAAAGACGCTGATGGACTGCACCCAGTTAACTTGGGGCGACTAGTCCGGGGAGAAGCAGGTTTACGCAGCTGCACCCCGGCTGGTGTGATGCGGCTTTTAGAAGAATATGAAATTTCTTTGCAGGGAAAACAGGCAGTAGTGGTGGGACGCAGTATTTTGGTAGGTAAACCAATGGCACTGATGCTACTAGAAGCTGATGCTACAGTCACGATCGCTCACTCGCGATCGCATGACCTCAAAACCATCACCCAAAATGCTGATATTCTAATTGCAGCAGTAGGTCGTCCTGGACTAATCACTGCTGACATGGTAAAATCGGGCGCTGTTGTGGTAGATGTGGGAATGAATCGCGTCACCGATGCTAGTGGCAAAAGCCGTTTAATTGGCGATGTCCACTTTGAATCAACAGCTGCTGTAGCAGAATTTATCACCCCCGTTCCTGGTGGTGTTGGCCCTATGACTGTCGCCATATTGTTGCAAAATACATTTGCCAGCTATTCCAAGACGGCAAGAAAAGAAAAAGAGTGA
- a CDS encoding divergent PAP2 family protein, with translation MQDIGNILDNRVLLVALIACLIAQALKLVVEIVKNRKLNVRVLVTTGGMPSAHSALVTALAAGVGQTLGWASPDFAVAMIFAIIVMYDAAGVRQAAGKQARILNQMIDELFHEKPDFSQDRLKELLGHTPVQVIAGSALGITIYWLARSAY, from the coding sequence ATGCAGGACATAGGCAACATTTTAGACAACCGGGTGCTGCTGGTTGCTTTGATAGCTTGTTTAATTGCTCAAGCCCTAAAGCTCGTAGTCGAGATCGTCAAAAATCGCAAACTGAATGTGCGTGTTTTGGTGACAACCGGAGGTATGCCCAGTGCCCATTCAGCTTTAGTTACAGCTCTAGCCGCCGGTGTAGGGCAAACACTCGGTTGGGCATCTCCTGATTTTGCCGTTGCGATGATTTTTGCCATCATCGTCATGTATGATGCAGCCGGAGTTCGCCAAGCAGCTGGGAAGCAAGCTCGTATCCTGAATCAAATGATTGATGAATTATTTCATGAAAAACCAGACTTTAGCCAAGACCGTCTCAAGGAATTACTCGGACATACACCAGTTCAAGTAATAGCTGGGTCGGCTTTGGGCATAACCATCTATTGGTTAGCTAGGTCTGCTTATTAG
- a CDS encoding AI-2E family transporter, which translates to MQSANKLPRWLTIGLAFPIIILNGWLLLQVVQYFQPLVSIIAAAILLAFVLNYPIQFLQEQGVKRNLAIAVVLLLTLVVLVALGITLVPLIIQQLVELANILPSWIDSGTQQLQTFQDWVLSQQQLPINLSGLFTQVLERLSNQLQSFTGRILGFAVDTIGIVLNVLLAVVLTIYLILNGERLWDGIFQWLPANIGLRVRELLREDFHNYFIGQATLGAVLGVTITLAFLALQVPLALLFGIGIGLFSLFPFGTGVGIAIVSLLVALQNFWLGVEVLGVAVAIDQVNSNFIAPRILGNLTGLNPVWVVISLLLGAKLGGVLGLLIAIPIASFIKDITDSWRAGEFNKIDDIVAEPIKITSETAGTYS; encoded by the coding sequence ATGCAATCAGCAAATAAACTACCGCGATGGTTAACTATAGGATTGGCATTTCCCATTATTATTCTCAACGGCTGGCTATTGCTCCAGGTTGTACAGTATTTTCAACCTTTGGTTAGCATTATCGCCGCCGCCATCCTGCTAGCTTTTGTCTTGAACTATCCAATCCAGTTTCTCCAAGAACAAGGGGTAAAACGCAACCTAGCGATCGCAGTAGTGTTGCTTTTGACTCTAGTGGTTTTAGTGGCTTTAGGCATCACCTTGGTTCCCCTGATTATCCAACAGCTCGTTGAGCTAGCTAATATATTGCCCAGTTGGATTGATTCTGGTACTCAACAGTTGCAAACTTTCCAAGATTGGGTGTTAAGTCAACAACAACTTCCGATTAATTTAAGTGGTTTATTTACCCAAGTTCTTGAGCGATTATCTAACCAGCTTCAGTCCTTCACTGGTAGAATTCTTGGTTTTGCTGTCGATACCATTGGTATTGTCCTGAACGTGCTGCTGGCGGTAGTGCTGACTATCTACTTAATATTGAACGGTGAACGTCTTTGGGACGGAATTTTTCAGTGGCTTCCCGCTAATATTGGGCTAAGAGTGCGGGAATTACTGCGAGAGGATTTCCACAATTACTTTATTGGTCAAGCAACATTAGGAGCAGTGTTAGGAGTAACAATTACACTGGCATTTTTAGCGCTCCAAGTTCCCTTGGCTCTACTTTTTGGTATCGGTATTGGTTTATTTTCTCTCTTCCCTTTTGGTACAGGAGTAGGTATCGCTATAGTAAGTTTGTTGGTAGCGCTGCAAAACTTTTGGTTAGGAGTTGAAGTCTTAGGTGTAGCTGTTGCGATCGACCAAGTTAATTCTAATTTTATAGCACCAAGAATTCTTGGCAATTTGACTGGGCTAAATCCCGTTTGGGTAGTAATTTCTTTGCTTTTAGGGGCAAAGTTGGGAGGAGTTCTAGGTTTGTTAATTGCGATTCCTATTGCCAGTTTTATCAAGGATATAACAGATAGCTGGCGGGCTGGAGAGTTTAACAAGATAGATGATATCGTGGCAGAACCTATAAAGATTACCAGTGAGACGGCAGGAACTTATAGTTAA
- a CDS encoding NUDIX hydrolase: MNNEPVHVAIAILYQQNKFLMQLRDNIPGILYPGYWALFGGHIEPGETPEVAVKREILEEIGYNLPSVVEFGCYTDERVVRHVFHAPLSVELNQLVLNEGWDMGLLTLENIYQGSCYSQNAGEVRPLGNMHQKIMLDFIRTNQQT, from the coding sequence ATGAACAATGAACCGGTACATGTAGCGATCGCAATTCTCTACCAACAAAACAAGTTTCTCATGCAACTGCGAGATAACATCCCCGGTATTCTTTACCCTGGTTACTGGGCGCTATTTGGCGGTCATATCGAACCTGGGGAAACGCCAGAGGTCGCGGTGAAGCGAGAAATTTTAGAAGAAATCGGCTATAATCTTCCATCCGTTGTTGAATTTGGCTGTTATACCGACGAAAGAGTTGTTCGTCATGTCTTTCATGCACCACTCTCGGTGGAATTAAATCAACTGGTTTTGAATGAAGGCTGGGATATGGGATTATTGACCCTAGAAAATATTTACCAAGGTAGCTGTTATTCGCAAAACGCTGGTGAAGTGCGACCTTTGGGGAATATGCATCAAAAAATTATGTTGGATTTTATTCGGACAAACCAACAAACCTAG
- the crtE gene encoding geranylgeranyl diphosphate synthase CrtE, giving the protein MVATDNVQKTPPEEATFNLAAYLKERQKLCDTALDQAIPIIYPEKIYEAMRYSLLAGGKRVRPILCLATCEMIGGTIEMAMPTACAVEMIHTMSLIHDDLPAMDNDDYRRGKLTNHKVYGEDVAILAGDGLLALAFEFVAIQTPQSVNRELVLQVIARLGRALGAAGLVGGQVVDLESEGKSDISLETLNFIHQHKTAALLEACVVCGGIIGGASPEDVQRLTRYAENIGLAFQIIDDILDITSTQEQLGKTAGKDQKAQKVTYPSLWGLEESRSKAQELVQAACAELEPFGERAKSLQAIAHFIISRNN; this is encoded by the coding sequence ATGGTAGCAACTGATAACGTTCAAAAGACACCACCAGAGGAAGCCACATTTAACTTAGCAGCTTATCTCAAAGAGCGACAAAAGCTTTGTGATACTGCTTTAGATCAGGCTATCCCCATCATTTATCCAGAAAAGATTTATGAGGCGATGCGCTACTCGTTATTAGCTGGAGGCAAGCGTGTACGTCCCATTCTTTGCCTTGCTACCTGTGAAATGATCGGTGGAACCATCGAAATGGCCATGCCAACCGCTTGTGCAGTGGAGATGATTCATACAATGTCATTGATTCATGACGACCTACCGGCGATGGATAATGACGATTACCGTCGTGGGAAGCTGACAAATCATAAAGTCTATGGCGAAGATGTGGCGATTTTGGCTGGCGATGGCTTGTTAGCTCTCGCTTTTGAGTTTGTTGCCATTCAAACCCCCCAAAGCGTTAACAGAGAGCTAGTCTTGCAGGTTATTGCCCGTCTTGGTCGGGCGCTGGGGGCAGCCGGTTTGGTCGGCGGTCAAGTTGTCGATTTAGAGTCGGAAGGTAAATCAGATATTTCCCTAGAAACGCTAAATTTCATCCATCAACACAAAACAGCCGCTCTTTTGGAAGCTTGCGTAGTTTGTGGCGGGATCATAGGTGGGGCATCACCTGAAGATGTGCAGCGACTGACCCGTTATGCTGAAAATATTGGGCTAGCATTCCAAATCATCGATGATATTTTGGATATCACTTCTACCCAAGAGCAATTAGGCAAAACTGCGGGTAAAGACCAAAAAGCGCAGAAAGTGACCTATCCTAGCCTTTGGGGACTTGAAGAATCTCGCTCAAAAGCCCAAGAGTTAGTTCAAGCAGCTTGTGCGGAATTAGAACCATTTGGAGAGAGAGCCAAATCACTCCAAGCGATCGCTCATTTTATCATCAGCCGCAATAACTAG